GGATGTTCCTCATTGATGCAGTGGCTATTTCGTTGCCAACGGCTATCATTGGCTTCTTTGTCATTCCTGGGGTTCCATCGAAATGTTATTCTTTGTTTCTCACTGATGAAGAAATCAGGATCGCTAGGACAAGAAATagattgaataatattaaagatgCTGTCCCAAAGGAGGAATTGAAGAAACTATGGGATCTTTCCATTTGGAAAAAAGTATTCGGAACCTCTACATTTTGGGTTCTTGTCGTGTTTGATGCTTGTTCTTGGAATAATTTTGGTTCAACAGGTGGTGCGTACTCACTATGGTTGAAAGCAAACCCTGattattcaatttcaaGAGTCAACCAATTAAGCGCTCTTCCTGCCTCACTGGGCTTCTTCTATGTCATTTTATGTTCTTTTGGTGCAGATCTCTTCAGATGCAAATGGATATTTATGGTATTCGCTGCAATAATGAATACTATCTCATGCGCCATTTTGATTAAGTGGGACGTCTCTGCTGCTACAAAATGGTTTGCATTTTTACTAACATATTTCAGTGTTGCTGCTTCGCCATGTCTTTGGACATTTATCAATGATTTCCTAAGATTCGATCCTCAAATCAAAGCTGTCACTTGGATAGCGATCTATTCTGTATCTCAGTCGACTTACGCATGGATCCCAACACTGGTTTGGCCTACTGTCGATTCGCCAAGATTCAAAACAGGGTATATATCCAGTTTGATTTTTGGTGCTATATATGGTTTGTGGACATTTGTGgtattgtatttttataaaagaaatgaaaaaagaaatgcATTAAACAATGGTATAATCATATATAATTCTGACAAAGAAGAGAAACCAGCATTTGTGGAGAACATGCTTACTGAGGATGAGGATGGTTTTTACTATAGAAACGACAACATTTAAAACTTCGTTTCCAAATGATAAACAATAAACttcattttaattatttcGTTCATACTTACATAAGTTTCAAACCCtttatacatatataacaaTCCTATGCATATGCCCTTGTACAAATACATATTAAACGTATTAAAGTAAGTTAATCTTTTCTAGTTCTTGTTGTATAGAGCCATTGTTTTCGAATTTGTGCAATTCAGATTCAGTGCCCCAAATTACACCATTAACGAAAATAGTTGGTAAATTTCTGCTACCTGTAACTCGTTGAAAAGCTTGTCTCCattgttcttgttcttcCTTTGGGAGGGAGCCAATATCGAAAATCGTAACTTTATCTGATACATGAAACTTAGTCCAGATAGAGTTTGCATAAACGCAGTCTGGACACCAACTTGCTGagaattgaaagaattcACTGGATGTAATTAATTCCTTAACTTTTCCATCAAAATCAGACATTTTGAActtgtaattttaatgatattcGGGTTGCTGCATTATATGAGTTAATATAATGCAGATCGATTAAATAGGTTTCATCCAGTGTTATAAACTAACATTTATTTGTTACACATGATATTAGCAAGAGTTCGATATATGCCTgtgtttcattttttgcGGCTTGCGAAGATTACTGATATTCTCGTCTTTACGTAAGATGCAATAGAATGCCTATATTTGCTGattaatgttattaaaatatatacttatgCATGATGACTATATATACTGCCATTCGGACGTATTGTATCCATTATAAAATTAGTGTTGTAAATGCGGAGGCTGGGAGGAAGTTCAGATCTTCAGTGTGAAGgaaacaatatttgattatttttttttcgtATAGTTGCTTATCTTTTGATCTTTCAAGTTCTCTACGAGTACCctttaataattccaaATGACCGACTTTTGAAGATAACAATCTTTCAGTGGCGACAGTCAAAGAAGAAGCcttattcaattttttcaaatgcTGTAaagatttcttttttgatttaatcTGTAATACAGCAGCTtttcttaaatttttttgttttttagTGATTCTACGTGGGTCTTTCACTTTCTTGGTAACTTTCAGAGGTTTCTGAGCCATCTTTGCTGTGGTCCTAGTATGTTTCCTGgttttatttgattctgGTTCTGTATTGTTAACAGATGACAACACCAAAACACAACTCAACatctgtatatatatatatatatatatatatatatatatatatatgtatatattagATGTACTGGTAGTATATTATCACAgtgaaaatttttgaaacttttatCGATGAGATGAGCGATGAGCAACTTTTTCAAAGCTCAAAACGGTTACCCGCATAGAAACGTTTGTTTTACAAAAAGTGGTCAATTCCAGACCACGTGACATTAAAGTCTTTTTTTCCAGCGATTTTCTGACTCCGTTTTTGCTGTCGCTGTTGTTTTGGCAGATTCTTTTGGGCGGGGTAGTCTTCTTCTTGCCACTTTCCTGACTCCTCCGCAACGTTGTTTCCCGTTTTAGCACGTGACTCATTACTCAACACCTAACACTATTTTCATCTCTTTTTCCATGGCTAAACTATACCGTAAGTTTCTTAAAATGAGCTCATTGCCAACAACCAAGTAACAGGATCGAGTCATcgtaataaattaaattaagGAAATTGATAGCTTGCTTCTTAAATTAATACTTTTTAAATCcttatctatatatatatataagtgcAGATATGAAGATATGTTAACAACAAGTTTTCActtttaattgataaagaCTCTCTGacatttaattattttgcTAATAGAGTAagattaatttaaattaatcttattattagtattaACATTTGCGACAAAAGaagttaatttatttttatcattatacaattgttgttgttgttttttttatatatatatatatataaggtttgctataatattttattgaaatattttgattcttGTCGACCACCATTGTGTTTTTACTTTCC
The sequence above is drawn from the Tetrapisispora phaffii CBS 4417 chromosome 2, complete genome genome and encodes:
- the GRX8 gene encoding glutathione-disulfide reductase GRX8 (similar to Saccharomyces cerevisiae YLR364W; ancestral locus Anc_4.211); translated protein: MSDFDGKVKELITSSEFFQFSASWCPDCVYANSIWTKFHVSDKVTIFDIGSLPKEEQEQWRQAFQRVTGSRNLPTIFVNGVIWGTESELHKFENNGSIQQELEKINLL
- the TPHA0B00960 gene encoding uncharacterized protein (similar to Saccharomyces cerevisiae YLR363W-A; ancestral locus Anc_4.208); the protein is MAQKPLKVTKKVKDPRRITKKQKNLRKAAVLQIKSKKKSLQHLKKLNKASSLTVATERLLSSKVGHLELLKGTRRELERSKDKQLYEKKIIKYCFLHTEDLNFLPASAFTTLIL
- the VHT1 gene encoding Vht1p (similar to Saccharomyces cerevisiae VHT1 (YGR065C); ancestral locus Anc_4.212), with product MQFLPRLRIISDVYDDTDSDQSSAKVSIIDTVSLEDQTKKLSIAIQEEVTSFDGNDSVLRLKKNFPYELRDEKDRRWYSYFNEYEYRLNKHYRNTKRGAWYEFLYPNHSKKSRAERHLLYKLDMVIAFYFLMLCWSKSVDTSNYTNAYVSGMKEDLHMKGNDFIYTSTIANVGSIIFQLPFMYLLPRFPAHIILPCMDMGWTWFTFACYRAKSLAELRAYRFILNAFGAAYYPVSQYILGCWYAPDELSSRVCMFYCGQLLGTVTSGLLQSKIYDALNGVHGIAGWRWMFLIDAVAISLPTAIIGFFVIPGVPSKCYSLFLTDEEIRIARTRNRLNNIKDAVPKEELKKLWDLSIWKKVFGTSTFWVLVVFDACSWNNFGSTGGAYSLWLKANPDYSISRVNQLSALPASLGFFYVILCSFGADLFRCKWIFMVFAAIMNTISCAILIKWDVSAATKWFAFLLTYFSVAASPCLWTFINDFLRFDPQIKAVTWIAIYSVSQSTYAWIPTLVWPTVDSPRFKTGYISSLIFGAIYGLWTFVVLYFYKRNEKRNALNNGIIIYNSDKEEKPAFVENMLTEDEDGFYYRNDNI